The following is a genomic window from Anaerobranca gottschalkii DSM 13577.
TAAATTTAGGGGTAGGGTTTGCACTGTAGTTGCAGACCCTAACCCCCAAAAACTTGAAATTTTATGGATAAATTCCCGTTACTTTCCCCCAAATACCACTATCCATTTTACAGTAGTTTCTAAAACAGGGGTACGGATAACATGGACTAATTTCCACTATTTTAACCCTCTATAATCTCCACATTTGCTCTGGGTACTGTAACTTTACCTCCCGAATCTAAGCTAACCTCTAATACCCTGACCTTTGCCTCTGTATCTATAGTGGTAAGCTGAATGGGAAGTCCCGTTACAGTACCTAGTTTTCCAAAATAAGGAGTGCGGATGATTCTAACCCTTGTTCCGATGGTCAAACCTTTAGCTTCTTCCCTTTCCTTCATTTCTCCAAATTCTTTCGGTACAATTACTTCTGGTCTTAGTACACCGGCCCTAATTTGAGTGGCACCATTTATAGAAGCCATTTTACCTTCTAAACTTGCTAAAAGGTTAAAGGTTTTATCAGCCATAGGTATTTTACCAAAACCTTCGGTAATAATTAGGGTAATGTTTATATCTTCATGGCCAGTTATAGCCACCCCAATTTCATAACCTAAGAATCGGTGTAAATCACTATCTAATATTCCCCCTGATATAACCCCAATTACTCCTAAACTTTCCGCTTTTTTAAGGGCTGCTCCTGTTACCAAAGCTCCTCCAACTAAAATTTTACCTTTATCCCCTTCTCCTATCATCTTATCTGTTAAGATATCTGTAGGTTTACTAACAGCCATTTTTAATTGACCGTAGTTCTCTCCACCTACTCCAAATATACCTTGGACAAAGGCAGCTGGAGTTTCGACGATTACTCCTTCATCGGATAATATATCTACTACTGTACCTTGAATATATCCTGTAACTTCAACAGGTATAGCAGGTTCTCTGATTGTCACTTGACCTGTTACATCTGAGATATGTTCTACAACTCCTTCTACCGGTGATCGGCATTCCCCTTTGAATAAGCCAAACAATGCCCGATATTTAGCTATTAAACTGTTGACCTTTACATGATCACCTACTTTAACAACCATTGTTTCTGGTAAATCTTCCGGTTCAATATTGAGGAGATTAGCCACGTTAATAACATGGGGGCGACCTGGAACATTGGTTTTCGCTACTATTGTATTAGGAGTCACCCTTTCCCCTTTTTTAACTAAAACTTCCCCTTTTAAAGGTAGTCTCCTGACCTTTTGTACCTTTGTCATTTCTGTTACCATTAAACCTGGGGTATAGGCATCACTCATTTTTAAGACCTCCCCTCTTTTAGCCCACACTTATCATGGGATATAAATTAACCTGTTTAAACCAAGTCAGTAATTGTTTAGCCCTTTGTTTAGGATCAGAAGCAATAGTTAATGGCCTTCCTCTACAATCTAAGAAAATTCCACATACCCCACCCTTTAATTCCCTTTTAAGGGTCTTACCTTTACCATTACCTACATCTATACCTGCTGCTGGATGGATTTCTACCTCTAGTTTATCTTTACAAGGAATTAGTTTTATACTACCACCTTCCACTACTTCCTCCACTAACTTACCATTGATACTATATCTAATTTTTAAGGCTGGAGAACCTATTTTAATATTTCCTGTTGCCCCTACACAAGTACCAAGATGGATTAGGCAATCCCTTTCAAAAACTTCAGTGGCAGCTTTAGGATGAACCGTTGATAATACCCCTAGTTGAGGCATCATAAAAATACTGTCTACAGCTAATCGGGTTATCCCTTCAGGTCCAAATGCATCCATCATCATTAAAGCACTTTGAACTCTCCGGGGTGCATGGGAGAGGGCCCCACCACTACCAATTAGCATATCTAATTCGTTCATTTTAATAATGGTTTCTTCCCCTGTAGTTTGTTGGAAGGCATCCCCTATACTTCGTTGTCTTTGGACACCCCTCAAACCTACTGCTAAGGTTTTATGATGTTCAAAGGCCAATCTTAATGCTTCCCTTGCTATCCCTTGTTCCACAATTAAATCTTCTAAAGTATGGGGAATGGTAGTAGGTCTAATCATTTTATTTCGGATTCGGTTTTTTATTTCATAAGGGTCAATATCAAAGGGTATCCATCTCATAATATTTTCTATCCCTGTTTCCACCAAAACGTTGCAAATACTATAGCTCATTCCTAAGTTAGCACTAACAGTTCTGTTGAAGGTTTTATCGAACATGGAAAATACGTCGGTAGTTGCACCCCCAATATCAACTCCAATGACGTTGATATCATTTTCTTCTGCTACTGTTTGAATTATTTTACCTACCGCCCCCGGTGTTGGCATTATTGGTGCATGGGTCCATCCCTTTAATTTTTTATAGCCTGGGGCTTGGGCCATTACATGTTCCATAAATAAGTTATGTATCTCTTCCCTAGCAGGGCCTAAAACTTCTTTTTCTAATACTGGTCTGATATTAGGAACAAATCTCAAGTCTACTTTCTCATTTAGTAGCCCTTTAACTTCTTCCCTAGCATCTTTATTTCCACAGTAAATAATAGGTAAATTGTAACCACTTCCCAATCTAGGCTTAGGATCCGCAGCCGCTAAAATTTCTGCTATTTCCACAACATGGGATTTTGTCCCTCCATCTATCCCACCAGCTACTAAAACCATATCTGGCCTAAGTTGACGGATCCGTTCAATTTTTTGATATACTAGCCTGCCATCATCTACTGCGATTGTATCCATAACAATAGCTCCTGCTCCTAAAGCAGCCCTTTGGGCACTTTCAGCTGTCATTTTTTTTACGACACCAGCTACCATCATTTGCAATCCTCCACCGGCACTACTGGTGGCTAAAAATAAATCTACCCCTTTATCCCCTTGAGAAGGTGTGATTATCCCAATTTCATCCATTATAACTTTTCCTGCCAGTTCTTCAACTTCCCTAACAGCATTTCTAACACCCTTTGTTACATCTTCAAAGGGTTTTTCCACCGTTGTTGGGGCTTCTCCCCTCACCTTTAACCTATAAGTATCACCTTCTAATTCAATCAATATTGCCTTTGTAGTGGTACTTCCACAATCCACTGCTAGGATAGATTTCATAAATTCACCCCCTGAAAAAGAAAATTTGCTGGCCCGCCAAAGCGGGCCAATATTTATATTATAGGATTTGTAACCACTCACCTAATAGGAAGTAAATTCTTCCGATCAAGAGTGAAATCCTTGCCATTACTGTATTACCAAAGGCAGCTCCAAAGGCTATCATCATTGTCCATTTACCTATTACAGAACCGTATTTTAATACCCCTTTTTGCTCAGCTGAGAAGAAGAAATACATCAAGGTTCCGATAACTCCAAGGACTAATAGTAAACTGTCAATAGCAAATAGTCTGATCTCTCCCCAAAGAGGAGTTTTCATTGTTGCAATAATTTGGTTCATAAAAGATGCTCCTATTACCCCTCTGATTGCCAGAGCACTACCAATACCGATAATAAACCCTAATGGAATTCTACTTACCCATTTAATATTATCGATAAAGCGGGTGTAGAGGAGTACTCCTAAAATCATTGGAATAATTAACATAAGTTTTCTACTATCACCATCAGCTGGATTGAAGGCAGGGTTCCAAGCATTAGTTCTGATTGTGTCAAATCCCCAGAACAAACCGATACCAGCAGCTGTACCTACAAATATATGTTCAACTGTACGATATACAGGATTTTCTTTATATAAAAAGCTTAGTATTGCCAAAGTACCTAAAGCCGCTATCCAAATTCCTAAAGTTTCCATGGATTCACCTCCTTTTAATTTAACTTGTTATTTCTTTTTCTTCTTAGTTGCTACATAGGCGATATTACCAATTAGTATAAAGGCGATTATAGTAAAGTGGGCAACTGATTGGGCATCCATACCACCTAAACCTAAACCTGGTCTGTTAATAAGAGTTTCGTATTGGGCAGCACCTGCTAAACCACTTAGCATTGATTTTAAGTCTCCAGATTGAAGGTATGGTGTCATTCCAGGAGCAGATACGGCAGTAACTCCCGTCATGATAGGAACATTAAATCGTGCCCCAATTTGTTCAATATAAGTTCTAGTACCAGGATCACCGGCTGACAAGCTGATGATTAAATCAATATCTTCAATTGTTTTAACATTTTGCATTAAAGGAATTGAACTTACCCTAGTTCTAGTAACATCCTCTGGGAATGTTTGATGAATATCCCTAGCTAATGCATTTAACATTACCCCTCCACCGGGTTTAAATCCTAAGTTTACATAGTCTTTTCCGTATTCTTTGTCACTGGCAACGGCATTAAATGTTCTGTCAGCAAAGGTTGGTCCAGCATACCATGTTGCCACTGCAATAATTTTATGACCTTTATTTAATGCATGCCTTGTAATAGCCTGGGCCTGTGGATATAGCTCAGGGGCAGAGGCTGCATCAAAGTCATAGGATATTAGAATTACTGATCCTTTAGGTAACTTTTCTATAATATCGTAAAAGTCTTGGGTAGCTTGACTTATTTTAACTTCAATACCTAATGGGAACAGTAAAGGTATAATAATGGCAGCTAATAAAACTGCATAAATAATCTTTCTATCAATTCGTTGCAGTTTTTCTAACCATTTCATCTCTTTTCACCTCCTCTATTTTATTGGCCTCCAAAGTATGACCTATCGATACCAAAGATAATCCGTAATGATGTTACAATAGCACCTAAAGAAGCACCGATCATAATACCCCTCATGCCTGCGGTATTAAATACTCCCATTATCCAACCAGAGTATTTAGAAAATCCTCCCCAAATTGCTTGACCTAAAGTTGTATT
Proteins encoded in this region:
- a CDS encoding glutamate mutase L, with translation MKSILAVDCGSTTTKAILIELEGDTYRLKVRGEAPTTVEKPFEDVTKGVRNAVREVEELAGKVIMDEIGIITPSQGDKGVDLFLATSSAGGGLQMMVAGVVKKMTAESAQRAALGAGAIVMDTIAVDDGRLVYQKIERIRQLRPDMVLVAGGIDGGTKSHVVEIAEILAAADPKPRLGSGYNLPIIYCGNKDAREEVKGLLNEKVDLRFVPNIRPVLEKEVLGPAREEIHNLFMEHVMAQAPGYKKLKGWTHAPIMPTPGAVGKIIQTVAEENDINVIGVDIGGATTDVFSMFDKTFNRTVSANLGMSYSICNVLVETGIENIMRWIPFDIDPYEIKNRIRNKMIRPTTIPHTLEDLIVEQGIAREALRLAFEHHKTLAVGLRGVQRQRSIGDAFQQTTGEETIIKMNELDMLIGSGGALSHAPRRVQSALMMMDAFGPEGITRLAVDSIFMMPQLGVLSTVHPKAATEVFERDCLIHLGTCVGATGNIKIGSPALKIRYSINGKLVEEVVEGGSIKLIPCKDKLEVEIHPAAGIDVGNGKGKTLKRELKGGVCGIFLDCRGRPLTIASDPKQRAKQLLTWFKQVNLYPMISVG